The following are from one region of the Candidatus Nealsonbacteria bacterium CG07_land_8_20_14_0_80_39_13 genome:
- a CDS encoding 50S ribosomal protein L31 produces MKEDIHPKYYPETKVKCACGHTFTVGSTKEYIETEICSQCHPFYTGKEKDTDAMAKVEKFRKRMSHKTDAKSKKEKRRKRTAEKTSKKD; encoded by the coding sequence ATGAAAGAAGATATTCATCCAAAATATTATCCCGAGACCAAGGTCAAATGCGCCTGCGGACATACTTTTACCGTCGGTTCAACTAAGGAATACATTGAGACTGAAATCTGCTCTCAATGCCATCCTTTTTATACCGGAAAAGAAAAAGATACCGACGCTATGGCTAAGGTGGAAAAATTCAGAAAGAGAATGTCTCATAAGACTGATGCCAAAAGTAAGAAAGAAAAAAGAAGAAAACGGACAGCCGAAAAGACATCAAAGAAGGATTAA
- the tsf gene encoding elongation factor Ts (EF-Ts; functions during elongation stage of protein translation; forms a dimer; associates with EF-Tu-GDP complex and promotes exchange of GDP to GTP resulting in regeneration of the active form of EF-Tu) — protein sequence MMASIEEIKKLREETGISLMECRKALEKSGDDIEKARDILRTWGKEVAKKKGAERTAGQGLIESYIHPNKKIGVLLSIRCESDFVAMSDNFKNLSHEICLQVAASNPMFVRREDISAEVLEKEKEIYKEQMKDSGKSQQILEQITEGKLRKYEEQNCLLLQPWIKEPDKKVEDLVNEYISKIGEKIVIEKFTRYEL from the coding sequence ATTATGGCAAGTATTGAGGAAATAAAAAAACTCCGCGAAGAAACAGGAATTTCTTTGATGGAATGCCGGAAGGCTCTTGAAAAATCAGGCGATGATATTGAGAAGGCAAGGGATATTTTGAGAACATGGGGTAAGGAAGTCGCCAAGAAAAAAGGGGCGGAAAGAACAGCCGGCCAAGGTTTAATTGAGAGCTACATTCACCCTAATAAAAAAATAGGGGTTTTATTGAGCATTCGCTGCGAATCAGATTTTGTGGCCATGTCTGATAACTTCAAGAATTTAAGCCATGAAATATGTCTTCAGGTGGCGGCTTCAAATCCGATGTTCGTCAGAAGAGAAGATATCTCTGCTGAAGTATTGGAGAAAGAAAAGGAAATTTACAAAGAACAAATGAAGGACTCCGGCAAGTCCCAACAGATTCTTGAGCAAATCACAGAAGGCAAGCTAAGAAAATACGAGGAGCAAAATTGCCTGCTTCTTCAGCCGTGGATAAAGGAGCCGGACAAGAAAGTTGAAGATTTGGTCAATGAGTATATTTCTAAAATCGGCGAAAAAATCGTCATTGAAAAATTTACAAGATATGAGTTATGA
- the rpsB gene encoding 30S ribosomal protein S2, protein MTEDKKKNKIKTADEAKEGLDFEELVKAGLYFGHKTSSTHPKMKQYIESSRNRIHIIDLAKTAEKLKEVLDFIGDLVSQGKEILFVGTKIQVKDKIKEVAEECHLPYVNQRWLGGTFTNFETIKKRLEYFRSLEMQKASGELQKYVKKERLKIDREIEGLRKKFGGIKNLEKLPTAVFVTDMKENILVVKEAREKGIIVIAIADTNVNPALADHFIPANDDAISSLNYILDRVKKAILEAKPQPKASQPLADKK, encoded by the coding sequence ATGACCGAAGATAAAAAGAAGAATAAAATAAAAACAGCAGACGAAGCAAAGGAAGGACTTGACTTTGAAGAATTAGTTAAGGCCGGTTTGTATTTTGGCCACAAAACTTCAAGCACTCATCCTAAGATGAAGCAATACATTGAATCGTCAAGGAATAGAATTCATATTATTGATTTGGCGAAAACAGCGGAAAAATTAAAAGAAGTTCTTGATTTTATCGGCGATCTGGTTTCTCAAGGGAAAGAAATTCTTTTTGTCGGCACCAAGATTCAGGTAAAAGATAAAATAAAAGAGGTGGCTGAAGAATGCCATCTTCCTTACGTCAATCAAAGATGGCTCGGAGGAACATTCACTAATTTCGAAACAATCAAAAAGAGATTGGAATATTTCAGGAGTTTGGAAATGCAGAAGGCTTCAGGCGAGCTCCAAAAATACGTAAAGAAAGAAAGACTTAAGATTGACAGAGAAATAGAGGGGCTGAGGAAGAAATTCGGAGGCATTAAAAATTTGGAAAAACTTCCGACAGCTGTATTCGTTACAGATATGAAAGAAAACATCCTGGTTGTAAAGGAGGCCAGAGAGAAGGGGATAATAGTGATTGCTATCGCTGACACTAATGTTAACCCGGCGTTGGCGGATCATTTCATTCCCGCTAACGACGACGCTATTTCTTCGTTAAATTATATTCTGGACAGAGTGAAGAAAGCAATTTTAGAAGCCAAACCCCAGCCAAAGGCCAGTCAGCCTCTGGCTGACAAAAAATAA